Part of the Flavobacterium sp. MDT1-60 genome, GAATTTAATAAATCTTTTGAAGCATTATTTTTGTCAATAGTGATTCTTAAATTCCTGGCAATTGTATTAATCTCCGGATCAAGAGGTTCAGGATTAAAAAACAGCTGCATTCTATCGTCAATTTGTCTGATTCTTTTTGATTTTAGATGCTGTGTAAATGCTTCAGAAACTGATTTTATATAGCCCAAATCCCTTTGGTAATATTGCATTGTTGGGTTAGGATTTTTGTCAATACTAATTCTGTCTGATAAATCTAAAAGCAAGCTGATATTATAATTTTCTATTACAGATGTTTTAGTCGGGATTTCCTTTTCTTCTTTATCTGAATCTTGCTTACATGAAAAAACAGAAACTAATAATGCGGTCATTATGATTGTTTTGGAAATGTTTTTCATAATATTAGTTTTTAGAATATACTAAATGTTGAAAGTCAGGATCAACTAAATTCAGTTTCCCAAGATGTTCTTCGGACAAGTTTTCGCAGCCTTCTAATAATTCTACTTTTTCTTTGTGTGGTAAAGCTATCTCAGTATTAATTGCCTGAAACCAACCTTCTTTATACTGGTGATGATAATGCAGATATTCTTTGACAGGAAAAACAAAGCCATCAATTTTAGATTGTAATTCTGAATTTTTTCCGTTGAGTGTAACTACCTGTTGTTTAAAATCATTGATTTTAGCAATAATATCAACTTTCAATTTATCTAAATCTATTTGTTTTTCTTTTTTACCTCTAATGAAAGCCCTTATTTTATCAATGTTTTCAAATTCTTTCATTACAAAATCAAAAACAAGTCCCCAAATAATATAAACTACGAATCCTGCAAATATGATCATCCAGAATTCGGCTTCGCCTAATGCAATATTTAAGTTGTAAGGAGAGGAATCTGTTGTTTTATTGAACTCGTATATCTTTTTTTCAATTTGATAGGCTAAAAGAGCATCAAATAAAAAGGTTGTTATAAATAGGCCAATCATTCTAAAGATGTTTTTAATTCCTTTTTCTTTTTGAACCATATGAATTACATAACCCAATCCCATAAATACAAATGGAATCGTAATTACCAAAACACCTTCGAGCCAGCTTGCTTTAAAAGAATTTGTTAAGGCATTTGCATCAAAAATGGCGGCTGTTAAACTGTCATTGGCAAATTCTTTAAAAAAAGCAGAATAAGAAGCAGAAATATAAAAGACTAATAAATAAAGTGTTATTGGTAACAAAAGAAATAATCCAATGTAAAATTGAGCTTTTAAGCCTTTACCGTCTTCAATTCCGTATTTATCTGGATTGCGTTTTACTTCGATAATATCGCTCTTTATTTGATCAATTTCATCATTAATATCTTGTTCCTTCTTTTCAAAAATTCCTATTGCGGCTTCAGATTTTTTAAGTTCAGTTCTGTTTTTTTCCTGTTCTTCACGGTAAGGTTGTTTTAACCTGTCCTGTTCTAATTTCTGTTTTCGACATTGATCCTCAAAACTCATATAGAGATTTTGCAGGCATGCTTTTAAAACAATAGGTTTTCCGGTTGCTTTTACTGATGCTGCAAAGCCACTTTGATAATAGGTGATTCTTATTTGTTCTCTGTCTTCTTCATTATCTTCGAATGTTTTGACAGAAGAATCGTCAGCTTTTTTTATACTGAATAATTGTGTAAGTGATTTCATAACCTAAGAATTTAGTTGACTAATAATTTCTTCTTTATGTATATTTTTCTGAACACAATCAATGAGGTAAGAAGAAAGTTCATTGATGTTTTCATCCAAAAAATTAAATTTTCTGCAATACTTTTTAAGCATATTTAATTCATCATCGGTAATTTTTCCGTCAGCCCAAATGATTCTTGTAAAATCATATAAATATTCTACTCGGGTATTTAAATCTTCAGGAATAATGAGCTCTGTATTAATTGGATTTAGAAAAAGTTTATCCAATTCTTCTCTCGGAATCCCTCTTTCATCAGCAAAATGATACATCATTTGCAATTCTAATACGTCAAATTGATCATCTGATAATGCCATTTGATATAATCTTATAAAATGACTTTTTAGTTCTAGTGTTATCATTGTTTGAATTTTATTTTGATAAATTTTCGCATGCTATTCCGTCACCGTCAGAATCTAAATTTTTGTAACAGGTTTTGTTACTGTTGTAGGTAGATTGTGCTGCCGATTGAGATGAAAAATTACCACAAGTTTTGGTTGGGCAATTTGAGCTTGGAGTATTGCTTGTTACATCTGATGTCTCTGAAGATTCCGAACAAGAAATTACGCTGCCTATTAATACTGATAGCAAAAAAATAAGTATACATCCGCTATTTTTCTTTGTGTAAGATCTTGATCTTGTATTAGCAAAATGCCCTTGAACATAAGTTCCGTCTTTTTTATAATATCCTTTTCTATATCCCATGATTATAAATGTTTTAGTGTGAAAATTAAAAATGTTACAATTCCTGTAAATGCGAACAATACGATACAGCCGCTATTTTGATATCTCACTCCAGATATACCTGTTTTTACAGAATAACCGTTTTTGCTAAATGTTCCCATTTTTGTTCTTAAACTTGGAGAAATCCCGGATTTACTAATATTTAATCCAAGTCCGCCTCCAAGCCTAATTCTTTTTTGAAATCGAAAGCCCATTTTAAATTAGGTTGTATGACAGTCCTTGCAACAAGTTATGCAGCCATTCGATTGTGAATAGGTTTTCTTTGCTTCAGTTACTGCAGGTTTGCAGTTTGAAAATTCACCCAGGGATTTTCTATTTGCTGCAATAGGCAAATATTTGCAATCATCTGTGTGAACTTCATGATCTCCATTTGATTGCGCATTTTTGTTTACATAATAATTTTTCATGATTTTTGGTTTTAATTGATTTATAATTCAAACTTAAACCTATTTGAAACCAGTATTTTACGGAAATCCATAATCGTAAAATTAGTTTTTAGAAATAAAAAAAGCTCCCGAAGGAGCTTTGAAAATTATGCAGGAATGAAGACTTAAATAATCCCCATATCTTTAGTAATAGAAACCAAATGAACTGTATTATTAGCTTTAAAAAAGTCTTTTAGTTTAGAAAGTCTTTTTTCCATAGCACTTTTACTCTTGGGTTTTATGCCTGAATCTTTTAGAATTTGTATGATATCATCTTGCGGAGTTCCAAGTGATAAATGCTTCAAAATCAGAATATCAATATCATCTATTTCGTAGTTGTTTTTTTCCTTCAATGCAGAAGAAACTTCAGGGGAAATGAATTTTTGATCAGAAGTTGAAATAATATGGATTGCTTTTTTTAGTTCTTCGATGCTGTTCAGGCCTTTAAGTACAAAAGCGTCTACTTCTGCATTATCAAAAAGCGATTTAATTCGATAATTTTTATCTTCTACAGAATAGGCAATAATTTTAATGTCAGGTTGTAATTCACGTACCTTTTGAACCAGTTCGTCACCATTTGCAATAGTTGCTTTGCGATGATCTGTTTTAAAGGAAAGATCGCTAATTAATAAATCAAATGGTTCATTTTGGTTAATTGCGGCACGTATTTTTAAAAATGCTTCATCGCAAAATTTGGAATGCTGAAAATTTACAATATTTAAATCTTTTAAGACTTGTTGAATTCCTAAATTCATCGCATCAAGATCTTCGGCTATTATTACTTTTTTAAACATAGGGCTTTTATTTAGGCAGTGTTATTTTTACTTTAAAACCTTTCTCCGGTTCAGTGTCAAAAATAATAGATCCTTTTATAGCCAGAATACGGTTTTCCATATTTTGCAGACCATTCTTGTTAATTTTTTCTCTTGTACTTCCTTTACCGTCATCTACATAGTCAATATTTATCGTTTTTTGATTGCTGTCAAATTTTACAACAACCCGAGAGGCATCACTATGTTTTTTCATATTTACCATCAACTCTTGTAGCACGCGATAAATTGTAATCTTTTTAATTTCATCTACTGTATCCCAGGTTACTTTTTCGATGCTATTAATAATAACATTTGTAGTACCGCTATTATAAGTAGAAAGCATTTCTTTTAAATTTTGAAGATAATTTACACCGGTGTCAATATCATTGTTCTCTCTTGAAATGCCACGAACACGAATATAAATCTGATCTAATTTCTGAATCAAAGTTTCTTTTGTACTGTCGCTTGTGAGCGGTTGCGTTTGTGTAAAAGTGATGGCATGAAAAACATCATTTGCCAGTTCATCATGAATATCTTTGGCAATTCTGGTTTCGGTATCGTAAGCCGTTTTTATTTTCTCGATCCTATTTCGGTTCCTATAATACTTTCTTGAATAAATTAAAACAAAAAAGAGCGCAATGATTCCAAACACAAACAAGATTCTTTGATATTTTGCTTCTTGTAATGACAATAAATTCTCCGCTTTTTCTAAACGAAGTTTCTGATTCTCATCTTTCTCTTTTTTCGAATCGTATTTAATCTTGGCAAATTTGTTTTTGAAGTTGTTTCTGATTTTGATAATACTGTCATTTACCGAAATAAATTTTTCAGCATATTTAGTATTTTTCGAGTCCGAAGTATTTGTCATCAAAAAAGACAAAGCTTCCAGTCGCTCGTCAACACTATTGAGTTTTGTAGCATTTTGATAGGCTAATTGGGCATATTCATTAGACTTTTTAGAATTGGTTTTCGAATAATATTCCGCTAAATGCAAACAACTTTCAATACTTCCGTAAAGATCCTCAGTTTGATTTCTTAGTGTAAGACTTTTTAGCATTAACGCAAGTCCTTTTTTATTCATTCCTTTTTTAAAATAAGCAAACCCGAGATTGTCTAAAATTCTAAGTTTTCTTTTTGTTGGCGGTTCAGCTAGTGATGCATTTTTATTTAAGATCGATTCCAAGATCTTTATTGCTTTATCATATTTTTTCTGTTGAATATAAACGACCGCAATATTATTTAAAGGAGCTTGTTTTGATGATTTATCCTTTGCACCTTTTAATGCTTCACTGTAATAGTAAATTGCATCATCATAAAGAGAAAGTTCCTTATCAGCAATCCCAAAAAAATTGTTTACAGCGGCAAGATAATTCTCGTCTTTTCGGATATAAGGTAAAGCTTCTGTCAACGTTTCCTTGCTTCCGTAATAATCTCCATTCATTTGCTGAATATATGCCATCTGAATGAGGTTAAAAGCAATATTACTACTGTCTTTTAATTTCTCAAATGCTATTTTTGATTTATTAAAATTATAAAAGGAACTATTAAAATTACTTTTTTGGAAATGAGATATTGCTTTTTCCTGTAAAAGAGAGGCTTCTTTTTTATTTAGATTTGGTTTAATATCTACGGTAGATTCGTCCTTGCAAGAAAGAAAAAGTAGAAAAATAAACAAACAAAAAATCGGGGATCGTAACATTTAATTTACTTTCCCCGAAATTACTTATTTATTGTAGACTAAAGATTTTAATTAGTCTTTTTTTGGTGGCTGAATAATGATTGGATCATCTCCAGGGCCATCAGCATAGGATGGGATTTCTGGATTTATCTCTTTTTTTACTTCAGTTGCAGACTTGTTATCTGATGTTTCTTCATCATTTGTACAAGATACGAATGCCCCACTGGCAACTAAACACGCTAATATATAAACTTTTTTCATCTTACTTCGTTGTTAAAAATTTGACATAGATCAGCCGGTTCGATAATGAAATCGAATTTTTTTGTGCTGATTTTCAAACCGCACCCTGCGGAATGTTTTTTGAATTTTTTGTTTGGGAAGTGAAGTATGTAGAACAGTAAGATTTTATCTATACTTCCCGGATAAACTCCGTCTTACGGTTTTCCATACTTTTTAAGTGAACTAGTTTTGTACATTTGTTCTTATCGCGATATCGAACAATAACTAATTTTGATATTGCAAAGATCTGACGCTTACAAGCCTGTATTGATACGGAATTCCGGGAAGTACTAACTTTACTGAGATTCCTAAAAAAAATCCGAGAAATCCTGAAAAATCCGAGAAATAATCCTGAAAATCCTGAGGGCCTATGAAAAAAATTACTCAAAGTGACATTGAAAATGATTACAAGGAAGCTATTAGAAATAAATATAGAAGCGAAAAGACCGAAGGGGAGTATTCGCATTATTTAAATAATCCTTCCCAAGCGCTTTTAAGAGATTTGTGTTGGGAAATTTTCAGTTCAAATCCAACAGCTGATGATTTAGTCGTGTATCGTAATTTTTTTAAATCTGAATTTAATTCAAAAGAGGAAAATACTTCAACAAAGTACACTGATAAATTTAGAAAAGTAGGAGCTTTTTTGAAAGGGGAAAAAAATCCGGCAAATCTCACTACTGCAGAATTAGCAGCAATTTTTGTAGATTTTGAAGATCGTCCTTTTAATAAATTTAAAAAATCGATCAGTATAGAAAGTGGCGAAAATGGGCAAAACGAGAAATTGACAAGTACTTTTTTAGAATCGGAGATTAAAAAAGGAGAAGTAAAAGAAAAAAATAAGATTGTTATAGAAAGAGAAAATCGACCAATAAGTTTTCAAAGTGACTTTAAACACAATTTCTTAGAAAAGTTATTTAATAGATCAAAACTAGCTATGATTTTTACAGCTGTTATTTTTTGTTTAATAGCAGCAACAATTTATTTTGCCTTCACGAGAAACAAATGCATGCAGTGGACACACGATCATTATGAAAAAGTAGATTGTGATTTGAGCTCAGATGAATTCTTTATTAATAATGGAGTAGAACCGTACAATGAGAATAAGTTTGCTCTTAAAAAAATTATAGTTTATGATACTACAAATTGTTTTAAAAACGGAGAAGCAATTGTTTGGTATGCGAAAACAAGTAGTGATAAAGCAGATTTTTTTAACACCCACGGAAGACATCCTGAAAATAATAAGCCGTTAAGGCCTGTAACTGATTATATCAAAAAAAGATACGGAGAAAAAAGTGTCTCCAAAAAATAAAAAAACCTCCAAAAATCATGTTTTTGGAGGTTTAGGCATCAATCTTTATTCTTTACTCTTTATTCTATTTTCTTTAATCTTGACTCTATATTCTAAAAAAAATCAATTATTAGCCGTCTTAAACTCAGTATCCTGCGGGAAAAGCAATCTATTCAACTGAACATCCCGTTCATAAACGTCAGGGAAGAAACCAATTTCACCTTCTTTACTTACCCAGGCAGTAAAATAACCAATATAGATTGGAACTTTTTTCTTGAGCATACAAGGCGTTTCTTTAACTCCGCTCATAGCCGAATTTATTTTGTCGACAGGCCAGTCCGGATATTCTCTTAGCATTGCAATAGCCAGTTCTTTTGCTTTTTCTACATTGATGCAACCGTGGCTGAAAATACGTTTCTCAAATCCGAATAAACTCTTAGAGGGTGTGTCGTGCATATAAATGTCGTTCGGGTTGGGAAACATAAATTTCACTAAACCCAAAGCGTTATTAGGCCCTGGTTTTTGCCTTACTTTTCCGCCATTCCATTCCATATTATGATCTGCGAGATAGTTTTTCTCTTCTGCCATTTTCAGTTTTAATTCATTTTTAATGATACTGCCCGGCACATACCAATATGGACTAAAAACAATACGATCGATCTGACCGCTAAAAATGACAGTTTGGGTTAAAGGTGTTCCTATGAAAACATTGGAGACAATATCATAATTTCCGTCTCTGACATAATACAATCGAAAAGACGGAATATTAACCATAACATACTCGCTTTGGTTTTCCAAAGTTGGCGGAATCCATCGGCAGCGTTCCATATTCAACATTATTGTTTTTATACGATCGCTTACAGGTTCGTTCATTTGATCAATAAAATCTTTTGTAATAATATAATTTGGTTTAAGCACATAACGGGCTTTGTATTTCATAATTCCGTCCATTAATTCCTGATCGTAAAAATTACTTTTAGAGTCTTTGGCCAAATCTCCAACGATTGCCAAACGCTGTCTTATGTCTGCAATGGTTTGTGAAGTAGCATCGGGGCGCAAATCCTGAAACGGTATATCCATTGAAATTTTATTCCATGTGCCGTTTTTTTCAATTTCTCTGTATTTTTTTAAAACCTCCTGAAGTTTATAATATTGACTAAAAAGCACATGATTATTTTGATCTAATAAATTCGGATTGCCCGAAATAGAATCCAATAAAGTCTCATACGATATTTTTTTCTTTGGTAAATACCATTCAAGCTTATTCTGTGCGGCTGCATCCATTCCCTGATACACATGTTTTGCATAAAGTATGTACATTGAACTCAATAAAAGCTCAGTATCTGATTCTGACACTTTTTCGGTTGAATCTTCATCAAAAACCTCATCGATTTTATCTTTATACGGAATTCTAATTTGAACCCCTTCTTCGTAAGTAGAATTTAACTTATGATACATTAGATGTCCAAATTCGTTTATCTGACTACCACTATACCAAATGGCTTTGTATGATCTGTCTTTATAAAGGGTTGAGACATCGTTTTGATAGTCTTTTAATTGAGAATATTTTTTAAAAAAGGCCAACAAGGTGGCATTGTCGATAGCTGGTGCGGCATAGTTAGCAAAAGAAATATTGGGAATAAAAAAAGTTGTTTTCTTATTTTCAGAAAGAAGGTTGTTCTTTGAAAATCCAAAAGAAGAAACAATAAAACAAGAAACTAAAAAGATTGTCAGAGTAAAATTTTTCATTTTTTTTCATTTTACGTTACTACTATTTACCAAAAGGTCAATGCAGGTTGAGGTAATTAAAAAAAATGATTTGGGGAAATCGTATTGAATGCAGATCAAATTTAGAAAAAAAATCTTATTATTTTTTGTTTTTCTTTGACAATAGTATTTGATTTAATTGTTATTAAATGTGAAAATTATTGGGTCTAATTAATTGGTAATCAATAGGTTTTTTGTTTGTGGAATAAAGATTATATTTGATTAGTCAGATTTATTAACCTAAATACCAAAGAACAATGATTAATGTAAGTTTTTTTGAGATTTTAGGAATGTTTATTATTCCTTTCTGTAGTATTCTAATCCCCATTCTTGTCGGTCAGTATTATGGTTTATTTGTAAAGAATAAATCCGGTAAAGTAAGCGATTCACCAGTTGGATCAGTAGTAGGAGCAGCGCTTGGTCTTTTGGCTTTTATGCTTGCCTTCACGTTTCAAATTGTGGACAACAGATACAATAGCAGAAAGGAACTTTTGCTGGATGAAGTTACGGAAATAAGAACCACTTATTTGCAATCCGGTTTAATACCAGAACCGTATCGGTCTTCTTCCAGAAAGTTTTTGATTGAATATACTGATTTACGAGCTACTTTGGTAAATGATACTTCGATTGAAAACGTCCAAAGATTAAAAATCAGATCGCAGTCGATTCTCGATTCACTTTGGGATTATTCTGAAGCTCTGGCCGCACAGGATCGTAGTTCTGAGGCCTATTCTTTGTACATAACCTCTGTAAATAGCCTATTTGATACCTATAACAAGCGGGTAACCTTAACATTTGAGTACAGGATACCCGTTGCGATTTTATGGGTGCTGTTTATAATCTCTTGGTTTTCCATGTTATTGTTGGGCTATCAATTCGGAATTACCGGAAAAAAGAACAACAGGCTGGCCGTTTTTATCTCTATTATTTTTGCTTCGGTTATGTTTTTAATTTTAGCATTAGACCGTCCGGAAACCAGAATTATGAAATTAAATCAGACACCGGTGCTTACATTGCAAAAGCAACTCCATAGCAAAAAGTAATATGTTTTACTGAATCAAAATATCCTCAGTAATTACATTACTGCTTGTTGGATTAGGTTCGTCAGGCAGATGACCTCCAATTGCAATTTTAATTTTACCATTGTATTGTTGGTAAATGCCTTCAGCAGTAACATACGATAAATCTTCCGGAGAAAGTATAAAAGTTATGGTTTTACTTTCTCCCGCTTTAAGACTTATGCGTTCAAATCCTTTTAGGGTTTTAAGAGGAGCTTTTATAGATGTATTTTGATTGATAACATACAATTGCGCTACTTCTTCGCCGGCCATTTTACCGGTATTGGTGATGCGTACAGAAACTGAAACGCTTTTTCCTTTAGCAATTTTTGATGGCATTTTTAGCGCATCATATTTAAAGGTAGTATAACTCAGACCGTATCCAAAACCATAAAGAGGTGCTCCTTTAAAATAACGATAAGTTCTGTTGTCCATTTTATAATCTACAAATTCAGGTAAGTCTGAATCGCCTTTGTAAAACGTAATCGGTAATCTTCCGGCCGGATTATAATCTCCAAAAAGGATATCTGCGACCGCTGTTCCGGCAGCTTGTCCGCCATACCAGGCATTTACAATGGCAGAAACATTTTGTGCTTCCCACGGAATAGCAATCGCACTTCCGGTCATCATCACGAAAACAACTGGTTTTCCAGTCTTTTGAAGCGCTTTCATCAAATCGGTTTGTACAGCTGGTAATAAAATCGAAGTTCGATCTCCGCCTTTAAAACCCGGAAAATTTACTTTCATTTCTTCGCCTTCTAATTGCGGCGAAATTCCACCGGCAAAAACAAAGGCATCGACATCTTTTAAGCGATTGACAAGAGCTGTAAAATCGGTTTTTTTGTAGTTTCCGGCATTCAGGGCAACGTTGCCTTTTCCTTCTCCCTGCCAATATTCAATAACCAAATTATAAACGGTTCCTTTTGTTGTTTTTAATTCAAAAGTTTGTCCACCCCAGCGATTTTTTTTCCACGCATTTAGTTCTTCTTTTCCATTCACAAGAAAGCGGTAGCCATCGTCAGCAGTAAGTTCAAAAGTAATGCTGCCATTTTCAGCTGCCGTAAAATTGGTTGTGTAACGGGCAGAAAAATTATTGGCTTTAATATTTTGAACAACAGCTTCGCCTTCCTGCCAAAAATGGTTTAATTCGGTTTCAGTTCGTGTAATTTCCGGTTTCCCTGAAAGATCGGTGTTGTTGAAATATTCGGCTTTAAAACCTTGTTTTCCTTCAAAAGTATATTGGTTTTTGACATCGGCATACACTAATAAAGTATCATTGGTAAAGTTGATGGCTTTCTCATAAATGACTTCAGTATTTGCACCTAATTTGTCTTTAATGCCTTGTAATACGGTGGATAGTTTTGAAGGTGTTCCGTTGTAATTCCCTAAAATAGAAATCGAATTATCTGCATTTGGACCCAAAACAGCGATCTTCTTTATTTTTTTGCTTAATGGCAAAGTATTGTTTTCATTTCTAAGCAAAACCATCGATTGCTGCGCCATTTTTACAGCATGTTCCTGATGTGCGGGACTTTCTAATACAGAAGCTGGCGTTTGAGCATATTTCACCATTTCAACCGGATCAAACATTCCCAATCTGAAACGGATCATAAAAAGACGTTTTACAGAAATGTCGATTTGTGATTCAGGTATTTTTCCGGTTTTTACCGCTTGTACCAAAGCTTTATAGGCGTCTGTTCCGCAGTCAATATCCGTTCCGTGGAAAACAGCGTCAGCTGAAGCCGATGCTGCATCAGGATGAGTTTTATGATTTTTAAAGAAATCGTCAATCGCCCAACAATCTGAAGTTACATACCCATCAAATTTCCATTGATTTCGCAAAATATCCGTCATCAAAATATCACTTGCACAACAAGGCTGCGTTCTAAAAGCATTGTAAGCACACATTACACCGGCAACCTTAGACTCGGTTACTAATTTTTTAAACGCAGGCAAATAGGTATCCCAAAGTTCATAAGGAGTTACATCAACATCAAAAGTATGACGCAAAGGTTCCGGGCCACTATGAACAGCATAATGTTTGGCACAGGCTGCCGCTTTTAAATATTTAGGGTCATCTCCCTGAAGTCCTTTAACAAAGAAATCTCCTAAAGTTGCAGTCAAAAACGGATCTTCGCCATAGGTTTCCTGTCCGCGTCCCCAACGAGGGTCACGAAAAATATTAATATTAGGTGTCCAGTACGTAAGGCCAAGATAACGTTCGTTGGTTCGGCCTGATTCAACAGCTTTGTTGTAAATCGCTCTTCCTTCTAAAGCCGAATAATCAGCCATTTTAAAAAGTGAATTTTTATCAAAAGTGGCGGCCATGGCAATAGCCTGAGGATATACAGTAGTTTTAAAAGGAGTTCTTGCAACACCGTGAAGTGTTTCATTCCACCAGTCATAAGCCGGAATGTCCAATCTCGAAATTGCCGGAGAGGAATTCAGCATTTGCGAAACTTTTTCTTCCAAAGTCAAACGACTTACCAGATCGTTTACTCTTGCTTCAAAACTTAAAGTTGTGTTCTGAAAAGGAAATTTTTCTTTTTTATCCTGAGCTTGAGAATAAATGGAAAGAAATAAAAATAATATGATTTGATAAAGAGCGATTGATTTTTTCATAGGACATTGTTTTTTAAATCCATTTTGCTGTAAATTTTAAAGTCTGCTTACATTTAATTATCTATCGAAAAAGGGAGTATGTTTTTAGTGGAAAACTTTATTGCAACCGATTGTGTAAAGAAAGAAAAAATAATTTAATTTTACCGAAAAATTATCAGGAATTTATTTCTCAGCAACAACACACATATGAAGTTAGGAAACTTTTAGTGTTGATTTAAAAGCAATATGTTCCATTGTTTTATTTATTAAATTTTTATGGAGGAAAGTAGAGATGTTACCATTTATGATATTGCCGAGAGAATGAATCTCGCGACTTCGACCATTTCAAGAGCTTTGAAAGATCATCCTACTATAAGTGATAAAACCATAAAAAAAGTAAAAAAAGTTGCTGAAGAAATGGGTTTTCGTCCCAATATTTTAGCAGCAGGCTTACGCGGCAATTCAACTAAAATAATAGGGGTTTTAGTATCCCGAATTAACCGTCCTTTTATCTCCTCACTGATTAGTGGTATTGAAGAAATCGCCCAAAAAGCAGGTTATAGCGTTATGATTACACAAAGTCATGATTCTTATGAAGATGAAGTTAATTTGTCAAAAGCACTTTATGATAGTCGGGTTTGTGGTGTCATTTGCTCGTTGGCCATGGATACGCGTGATACTTCTCATTTTCAAAAGTTTATCGATAAAAATATTCCGTTGGTTTTTGTAGATCGGGTGCCGAAAGATTTTAATACGTACCGTGTTATGATCGACAATTATTCTGCCGGTTATAAAGCGACAAAACATTTGATTGAACAAGGTTGCACCCGCATTGCACATATTACAGGTTCTCAATACCGAAATACATATAGCGAACGAAAAAGAGGTTATGTAGATGCTTTGTTA contains:
- a CDS encoding glycoside hydrolase family 3 C-terminal domain-containing protein, producing MKKSIALYQIILFLFLSIYSQAQDKKEKFPFQNTTLSFEARVNDLVSRLTLEEKVSQMLNSSPAISRLDIPAYDWWNETLHGVARTPFKTTVYPQAIAMAATFDKNSLFKMADYSALEGRAIYNKAVESGRTNERYLGLTYWTPNINIFRDPRWGRGQETYGEDPFLTATLGDFFVKGLQGDDPKYLKAAACAKHYAVHSGPEPLRHTFDVDVTPYELWDTYLPAFKKLVTESKVAGVMCAYNAFRTQPCCASDILMTDILRNQWKFDGYVTSDCWAIDDFFKNHKTHPDAASASADAVFHGTDIDCGTDAYKALVQAVKTGKIPESQIDISVKRLFMIRFRLGMFDPVEMVKYAQTPASVLESPAHQEHAVKMAQQSMVLLRNENNTLPLSKKIKKIAVLGPNADNSISILGNYNGTPSKLSTVLQGIKDKLGANTEVIYEKAINFTNDTLLVYADVKNQYTFEGKQGFKAEYFNNTDLSGKPEITRTETELNHFWQEGEAVVQNIKANNFSARYTTNFTAAENGSITFELTADDGYRFLVNGKEELNAWKKNRWGGQTFELKTTKGTVYNLVIEYWQGEGKGNVALNAGNYKKTDFTALVNRLKDVDAFVFAGGISPQLEGEEMKVNFPGFKGGDRTSILLPAVQTDLMKALQKTGKPVVFVMMTGSAIAIPWEAQNVSAIVNAWYGGQAAGTAVADILFGDYNPAGRLPITFYKGDSDLPEFVDYKMDNRTYRYFKGAPLYGFGYGLSYTTFKYDALKMPSKIAKGKSVSVSVRITNTGKMAGEEVAQLYVINQNTSIKAPLKTLKGFERISLKAGESKTITFILSPEDLSYVTAEGIYQQYNGKIKIAIGGHLPDEPNPTSSNVITEDILIQ
- a CDS encoding LacI family DNA-binding transcriptional regulator, which codes for MEESRDVTIYDIAERMNLATSTISRALKDHPTISDKTIKKVKKVAEEMGFRPNILAAGLRGNSTKIIGVLVSRINRPFISSLISGIEEIAQKAGYSVMITQSHDSYEDEVNLSKALYDSRVCGVICSLAMDTRDTSHFQKFIDKNIPLVFVDRVPKDFNTYRVMIDNYSAGYKATKHLIEQGCTRIAHITGSQYRNTYSERKRGYVDALLEANLTVDETLIIETSLTYEEGETASTTLFDLPNPPNGIFVVNDTAAVGVIQIAKKRGLKIPEDIAIIGFNDDPIASIIDPGLTTISHPAVKMGQTSAKKILNHLKSAKKSPDTPKKDDITEVTFLNTEVLVRASSNRRK